CGACATCTTCTTCCCCGGCGGCGGCCGGTACGAGGGGAAGACGGTCCTCGGGCTCCCCGGCCGGCTCTACCGCAACCGCGGCAACTGGAAGTTCGAAGACGTGACCGCGAAGGTCGGGCTGGCCGGCCCGTTCCAGTATTCCCACGGGGCGGCCGCGTTCGACTACGACAACGACGGGTGGATCGACCTGCTCGTCACCGGGTACAACCGGCTCGTGCTGTTCCACAACGAGCCGGACGGGGCCGGCGGGCGGCGGTTCGTCGACGTGACGGCGGCCGCGGGGCTGGCCGACCACACCTGGTCCACGAGCGCCGGCTGGGGCGATCTGGACGGCGACGGGTTCCCGGAGATTTACGTCTCGCACTACGGCGACTGGGGGTTCGAGACGAACCACCCGACCGACTGCACCTACGACGGCAAGACCCGCGACGTCTGCCAGCCCCGCAAGTTCAAAGCGCTCCAGCACCTGGTCTACAAGAACAACCGGAACGGCACGTTCACCGACGTGACGGCGAAGCTCAACCTGCGGAAGGACGGCAAGGGGGTCGGGGTGCTGGTGGTGGACGTCGACGGGGACGCCCGACCCGACGTCTACACAGCCAACGACACCGACGACAAGTTCCTTTACCTGAACCGCGGCAAGGCGGGCGAACTGGCCCTCGAAGAGGTCGGGTTGCTCGTCGGCGTCGCCCGCGACGACCGCGGGCAGCCGAACGGGAGCATGGGCGTCGATGCCGCCGATTACGACCGGAAGGGGCGGCCGTCGTTCATCGTTACCAACTACGAGAGCGAACTCCCGGCCCTGTACCAGAACCGGTCCGCCGGGGACCGGCTCCACTTCCTGTTCGCCTCCCAGACGTCCGGGGTGGCGGCGGTCGGCGGGTCGTACGTCGGCTGGGGGGTCGGGTTTCTGGACTACGACCTCGACGGGTGGGAGGATCTGCTCATGGTGAACGGGCACGCCATCCGGTTCCCGACCAAGGTCGACCGCCGGCAAAAGCCCATCCTGCTCCGCAACGACCACGGGCGGTTTGCGGACGTCACCCGAGACGCGGGGCCGTACTTCCAGACCCCCCACAACGCCCGCGGGGCGGCGTTCGGCGACCTCGACAACGACGGGAAGACCGACGTGGTCGTGAGCCATGTGAACGAGCCGGTCGTGGTCCTGCGGAACGCGACCCCGACGGCCGACCGCCACTGGCTCGGCCTGGACCTGATCGGGGCAAAGAACCGGTGCGTGGTCGGCGCGCGGGTGGTGGTCGAGACCCCGTCCGGGCCGCAGACCCGGTTCGCCAAGGGCGGCGGCAGTTACGGCTCGACGAACGACCGGCGAATGATCGTCGGCCTGGGGGCCGATGCGACGATCGCCAAGGCGACCGTCTACTGGCCCTACGGGAAAGTTCAGGAGTACACGGGGCTCACGGCCGACGGCTATTGGAAGCTGGAAGAAGACGTGGTCGCCCCGCGGAAGACCGAAAGCAAATGAGGCGGACGGCGTGGGCTTTGAGTGCGGTGGACCTCACTGTATCGCGAGTCCGGGAATAAGAGCGATGCGCCAGCGATTCCGGAGTACAATCTCCCTCGCCCATCTCTCTGGGAGGTCTTCCCGATGACGACCATCACCGTTCGTTGCGAGAATGAGAGCTGCCTGAAGTGGTTCGAGCCGACCAAACTGGAAGCGAAGCCCCAGCCCGTCGATGAAGATGGCTGGCACACGCATGTCCACAGTCCTACAGGTAACGAGGCGATCTGCCCGTACTGTGGAACGAAGCAAGTCGTACCGCTCATGGACGACTGAGTCCGTCAAAACAGCGTCATCTGCCCGCCGCCCTTCGCACTTGCATACGGTACGAAACCGGCGGGGCGTCCGTCCTCGGGTTCATTCTCCACCGCGTCCTTCATCCAAGGGACGTTTTAAAAACCTCGGCCGCCGCAGCTCTGCGCCGCTTCGGCGAGTGGATGGTCGCTTTCCGCGTCTTCGCGGTCTTCCGCCCGATTCGGGCTACCCCTCGTCTTGAGGGGCGCGGGTCGCCCCGAGGAGGCTCTGGGTCAGCGGGCCGCCCGCCACGAGCAGTTCAGCCAGCGCTTCCTCGACGTGCCGGTCGCGCACAACGAGTTCGGCCCCGTCGCCTTCCTCGGCGGCGAACACGGCCGCTTTCCGGAGCAGCTCGCGGATGAACGCCCCGCTCACCCCGGCGGTCCGGGCGATGAGGGCGTCCCAATTCTCGACTGCCACATCCAGACCGCGACCGAACAGGGTAAAGAGCCGGCGGCGGCAATCCGCGTCCGGCGGCGGGACCTCGATGGCTTGGTCGATCCGGCCCGGTCGGGCCGCGAGCGCCGGTTCCAGGATGTCCGGGCGGTTCGTCGTCAGGACGAACAGGATGTCGGTGTCGTCCGCCAGCCCGTCCATCTGGTTGAGCAACTCGAACAGCAGGGCGTTGGCGTCCACGGTCTGGCGGTTCCGCTGGGTGCCGATCAGGTCCACGTCTTCGAGGATCACGGTCGCCGGGGCGAG
The Fimbriiglobus ruber genome window above contains:
- a CDS encoding CRTAC1 family protein: MSRYFLPAVLVGALLCVVCGGCSPGPAVPPPAVLAETAPAAKNAPAFQDMTAAAGVDFTYHNGEDAGHFAIIESLGGGVALFDFDNDGLLDIFFPGGGRYEGKTVLGLPGRLYRNRGNWKFEDVTAKVGLAGPFQYSHGAAAFDYDNDGWIDLLVTGYNRLVLFHNEPDGAGGRRFVDVTAAAGLADHTWSTSAGWGDLDGDGFPEIYVSHYGDWGFETNHPTDCTYDGKTRDVCQPRKFKALQHLVYKNNRNGTFTDVTAKLNLRKDGKGVGVLVVDVDGDARPDVYTANDTDDKFLYLNRGKAGELALEEVGLLVGVARDDRGQPNGSMGVDAADYDRKGRPSFIVTNYESELPALYQNRSAGDRLHFLFASQTSGVAAVGGSYVGWGVGFLDYDLDGWEDLLMVNGHAIRFPTKVDRRQKPILLRNDHGRFADVTRDAGPYFQTPHNARGAAFGDLDNDGKTDVVVSHVNEPVVVLRNATPTADRHWLGLDLIGAKNRCVVGARVVVETPSGPQTRFAKGGGSYGSTNDRRMIVGLGADATIAKATVYWPYGKVQEYTGLTADGYWKLEEDVVAPRKTESK